A region from the Nocardioides coralli genome encodes:
- a CDS encoding DUF664 domain-containing protein, producing the protein MSDADDQDRTAPPPWEPPLAGTEAEQLLGALDRLRWTFRWKAGDLDDSGLRHRLGASSLTLGGLLKHLAWVEDHTTREKLAGESLGAPWEHDGWEDDEDWELTSAALDTPAELYALYDATVERSRSRVAAALAEGGLDQPVHLSDEHGNRASLRRLLCDLVEEYGRHTGHADLLREAVDGRVGEDPTGGPEIAAHRRR; encoded by the coding sequence ATGAGCGACGCCGACGACCAGGACCGCACCGCACCGCCACCGTGGGAGCCGCCGCTCGCCGGCACCGAGGCCGAGCAGCTGCTCGGGGCCCTCGACCGGCTCCGGTGGACCTTCCGCTGGAAGGCCGGGGACCTCGACGACTCCGGTCTGCGACACCGGCTCGGTGCGTCCTCGCTGACCCTCGGGGGACTCCTCAAGCACCTCGCCTGGGTCGAGGACCACACGACGCGGGAGAAGCTCGCGGGGGAGTCGCTGGGCGCACCGTGGGAGCACGACGGCTGGGAGGACGACGAGGACTGGGAGCTCACCTCCGCGGCACTCGACACCCCCGCCGAGCTGTACGCGCTCTACGACGCGACGGTGGAACGGTCGCGCAGCCGGGTCGCTGCCGCGCTCGCTGAGGGTGGGCTCGACCAGCCGGTCCACCTCTCCGACGAGCACGGCAACCGTGCGAGCCTGCGGCGGCTGCTCTGCGACCTCGTGGAGGAGTACGGGCGCCACACCGGTCACGCCGACCTGCTGCGCGAGGCCGTCGACGGTCGGGTCGGGGAGGACCCGACTGGCGGCCCTGAGATCGCAGCCCACCGCCGGAGGTGA
- a CDS encoding MFS transporter yields MDTSIWRQPGMRPLVVMTFLGFSGYAVLLPVAPLWAVRGGADAAGAGLVNGVLLLATVLTQLLVPRALLRFGWSRVLVVGMVLLGVPAAAYAASDALVPVLALSAVRGMGFGILTVTGSAAVAALVDPRRRGEAIGAYGLAVAFPNLVLLPAGPWLALNVGFPLVFAISALPLLAVPAAIRLSGALGVSAPDLVTPATPGADDAADPVWAARRRLARPTLLLLSVTLAGGAAITFAPQLVSDGLVASAGLLVMGLVAALGRWRVGRLADRHGAERFLAPLTATTAVGSALLAWSLAGPGGATTALFLVAMLVLGLAYGTLQNLTLVVAFSSVSRRHHNLASAVWNVGFDAGTAAGSVLVGLLAVRASFEQAFWVVAAVSVVALPLALHRPRPTPDPVPEA; encoded by the coding sequence GTGGACACCTCGATCTGGCGGCAGCCCGGCATGCGCCCGCTCGTGGTGATGACGTTCCTCGGCTTCTCGGGGTACGCCGTGCTGCTGCCCGTGGCGCCACTGTGGGCCGTCCGGGGCGGCGCGGACGCGGCCGGCGCCGGCCTCGTCAACGGGGTGCTGCTGCTCGCGACCGTCCTCACCCAGCTGCTGGTCCCGCGCGCCCTGCTGCGCTTCGGGTGGTCACGGGTGCTGGTGGTCGGGATGGTGCTGCTGGGGGTGCCCGCCGCGGCGTACGCCGCGAGCGATGCGCTGGTCCCGGTGCTCGCGCTGTCGGCGGTCCGGGGGATGGGGTTCGGCATCCTCACGGTGACCGGTAGCGCCGCCGTGGCCGCGCTGGTCGATCCTCGCCGTCGCGGCGAGGCGATCGGGGCCTACGGGCTGGCCGTCGCCTTCCCCAACCTGGTGCTCCTCCCAGCCGGCCCGTGGCTGGCGCTGAACGTCGGCTTCCCCCTGGTGTTCGCGATCAGCGCCCTGCCCCTGCTGGCTGTCCCGGCGGCGATCCGGCTGAGCGGCGCGCTCGGTGTCAGCGCGCCGGACCTGGTGACCCCGGCCACGCCGGGGGCCGACGATGCGGCCGACCCGGTGTGGGCCGCTCGCCGCCGGCTGGCGCGCCCGACGCTGCTGCTGCTCTCCGTCACCCTCGCGGGCGGCGCGGCCATCACCTTCGCGCCGCAGCTGGTCTCCGACGGACTGGTGGCCTCGGCCGGGCTCCTGGTCATGGGGCTGGTCGCGGCGCTGGGACGCTGGCGGGTGGGCCGGCTGGCCGACCGGCACGGGGCGGAGCGGTTCCTGGCGCCGCTCACTGCCACGACGGCGGTCGGGTCGGCGCTGCTGGCGTGGTCGCTGGCGGGGCCCGGCGGGGCCACCACGGCGCTGTTCCTCGTGGCCATGCTGGTGCTCGGCCTCGCCTACGGAACCCTGCAGAACCTCACCCTGGTCGTCGCCTTCTCCTCCGTGTCGCGGCGGCACCACAACCTGGCGAGCGCCGTCTGGAACGTCGGCTTCGACGCAGGCACGGCGGCAGGCTCGGTCCTGGTCGGCCTGCTGGCGGTCCGCGCGTCCTTCGAGCAGGCCTTCTGGGTGGTCGCGGCGGTCTCCGTCGTCGCGCTGCCACTCGCGCTCCACCGACCCCGACCGACCCCGGACCCGGTTCCGGAAGCCTGA